A region from the Acyrthosiphon pisum isolate AL4f chromosome A1, pea_aphid_22Mar2018_4r6ur, whole genome shotgun sequence genome encodes:
- the LOC103308019 gene encoding KRAB-A domain-containing protein 2-like yields the protein MNYQDHATKYLYLRPLTSKRATEVAHELLKIFLEQGAPQILQSDNGREFTAKIIEELAELWPECKIVHGRPRHPQSQGSVERSNQDVENMLRAWVVDNKSTKWSIGVYFVQWQKNISHHRILGRSPYRALFGTEPKIKVNRIESYKRQTIAAKKMAENSEKLFKELKVGDQIVLSVPKVDRGPLDSQNINGLVIDIRNGVYQIGTEVGIIKNWCSREELQLVLNNGLEDNKIQKDKFVSIREAVANLSIFNGQGFVKCQCQSGKRQCQTNRCLCFKKNLKCSSKCHQITTCDNK from the exons ATGAACTATCAGGATCATgcaaccaaatatttatatcttcGACCACTTACTTCAAAACGAGCTACCGAAGTTGCACAcgaacttttaaaaatttttttggaacAAGGAGCACCTCAAATACTTCAGTCTGATAATGGGCGAGAATTTACAGCGAAAATAATTGAAGAATTGGCAGAATTGTGGCCTGAATGTAAAATAGTACATGGGCGGCCACGTCACCCTCAGAGTCAGGGATCTGTAGAAAGATCAAATCAAGATGTTGAAAACATGTTACGAGCTTGGGTCGTAGACAATAAAAGTACCAAGTGGTCAATCGgagtttattttgtacaatggCAAAAAAACATTTCACATCATCGAATTTTAGGTCGTTCGCCATACCGTGCCTTGTTTGGCACTGAACCGAAG ATAAAAGTTAACCGCATTGAATCTTACAAACGACAAACAATAGCAGCTAAAAAAATGGCGGAAAATAGTGAAAAACTATTTAAAGAACTAAAGGTTGGCGATCAAATAGTTCTAAGTGTTCCAAAAGTAGACCGAGGACCTCTGGATAGTCAAAATATAAATGGGTTAGTGATAGACATTCGGAACGGCGTTTACCAAATTGGCACAGAAgttggtataataaaaaattggtgTTCAAGAGAAGAACTTCAACTAGTGTTAAATAATGGTTTAGAAgacaacaaaatacaaaaagacAAATTCGTGTCCATACGTGAAGCAGTAGCAAACTTATCAATTTTCAACGGTCAAGGTTTTGTTAAATGTCAATGTCAATCAGGAAAGCGGCAATGTCAAACCAATAGGTGCTTATGTTTTAAGAAAAATCTTAAATGTTCCAGCAAATGCCACCAAATAACAACATGTGACAACAAGTAA
- the LOC100168258 gene encoding protein GPR107, which yields MSPVRPPTVFVLFALLAVLGVQVAARIHTLPIHNDDRRFIALTTFGFFRGGLLEVEIVDFYLPPDSLNETHGLLLEKSLFDEGNPYIDSQQEICPIESPNLFDIRKNSNLAVFKFNFPKKVVTINCSDSMEPFYLFENMDDFRKNLNDIEDDTKTSPVNKTLPISNGTQPDSFNIKFVVYVKTRSNEGLYNLYYHNCPNYATIPKSKQSFTVTISEINADGNYLSAGDMPLPSLYFSMSIIYFFTGVLWVYFLYRSTYPVYKIHYLMALLVFLKAATLFFHGLNFHFIQVKGQHIATWAFVYYAIHLLKGSVLFITIVLIGTGMTFVKHVLSDKDKNIFMIVIPLQVLANVAYAIIQESEEGDMQHNAWLDLFLLVDFMCCAAILFPILWSIRHLQEASQTDGKAAINLRKLKLFQQFYVMLVSYIYFTRILIYMLRMTVPFHLLWLNEFSRETATFIFFAMTGYKFRPTIANPYFQVASDVDDDDTDIVISHFGSGVSNRSRKKANNGGETAEDEIMLVESSS from the exons ATGTCTCCGGTCCGGCCGCCGACGGTGTTCGTCCTGTTCGCGCTGTTGGCTGTTCTCGGTGTTCAAGTGGCAGCCAGGATACACACGTTGCCGATACAC AACGACGATCGGCGGTTTATAGCCTTGACCACTTTTGGATTTTTTCGTGGCGGCCTATTGGAAGTGGAAATAGTAGACTTTTACCTGCCTCCCGACAGCCTAAATGAAACA CATGGCTTGCTGCTTGAAAAGTCCTTATTTGACGAAGGGAATCCTTATATTGATTCTCAACAAGAAATCTGCCCAATTGAATCTCCTAATCTATTTGATATACGAAAGAATTCTAACCTGGCAGTTTTCAAGTTTAATTTCCCAAAAAAAGT TGTCACAATTAATTGTTCAGATTCCATGGAGccattttatttattcgaaaACATGGACGATTTCAGAAAGAACCTGAATGATATTGAAGATG ATACTAAAACAAGTCCCGTTAACAAAACTTTACCAATTTCAAATGGTACTCAACCAgacagttttaatataaaa TTTGTTGTTTATGTGAAAACGAGATCAAATGAaggattatataatttatactaccaCAACTGTCCGAATTATGCCACGATACCAAAGTCTAAACAAAGTTTTACG GTCACTATAAGTGAGATCAATGCCGATGGGAATTATTTATCAGCTGGTGACATGCCATTGCCATCTTTGTATTTTTCtatgtctattatatattttttcaccgGTGTGTTGTGGGTTTATTTCTTATACAGAAGCAC CTATCCTGTTTACAAAATACACTATCTGATGGCTTTATTAGTGTTTCTAAAAGCAGCGACTTTATTTTTCCATGGTTTGAATTTCCATTTCATTCAAGTCAAAGGACAGCATATTGCCACATGGGCTTTTGTCTACTATGCGATTCATTT ATTGAAAGGATCAGTTTTATTCATAACAATTGTTCTAATTGGTACTGGTATGACTTTTGTCAAACATGTTTTGTCGGATAAAGAcaagaacatttttatgattgttataCCCTTGCag GTATTAGCTAACGTAGCCTATGCTATTATTCAAGAATCTGAAGAAGGTGATATGCAGCACAATGCTTGGTTGGATTTGTTTTTACTTGTTGATTTCATGTGTTGCGCTGCTATTTTGTTTCCCATTCTTTG GTCTATACGACATCTTCAAGAAGCATCTCAGACGGATGGTAAAGCAGCAATAAATTTACGCAAACTAAAGTTATTTCAACAGTTTTATGTTATGTtagtttcttatatttatttcacaCGCATATTGATATACATGCTTAGA aTGACAGTACCATTTCATTTGTTATGGCTTAATGAATTCTCTAGAGAAACTGCAACGTTTATTTTCTTTGCAATGACTGGTTATAAATTCCGACCAACAATTGCAAATCCTTATTTCCAAGTGGCATCAGATGTTGATGATGATGACACAGACATTGT AATTAGTCATTTTGGATCTGGCGTTAGCAACCGTTCTAGAAAGAAAGCAAACAATGGTGGGGAAACTGCTGAGGACGAAATCATGTTAGTAGAGTCATCGTCgtga